The following are encoded together in the Ktedonobacteraceae bacterium genome:
- the cas4 gene encoding CRISPR-associated protein Cas4 codes for MTTRMAPDSVSISSLNTLQYCPRRFYYEYVQCDMLVNEYVLEGTLQHEHVHQHGKETTREGEIQTTHLYLFSESLHLSGFADVIEEQDGMLVPVEYKHGRQGQWLNDSIQLCAQALCLEERQAGKAPISHGYIYYIGSRRRVQIDFTPELRQQTLNTIARAFALSTQETVPPPLDGPLTARCPKCSLQPLCMPEEVRMLQARTRS; via the coding sequence ATGACCACCCGGATGGCGCCTGATTCTGTCTCGATCTCGTCTCTCAATACCCTGCAATACTGCCCGCGCCGTTTTTACTACGAGTATGTCCAGTGCGATATGCTGGTCAACGAATACGTGCTCGAAGGCACGTTGCAGCACGAGCACGTACACCAGCATGGGAAAGAAACCACGCGCGAGGGCGAAATACAGACGACGCATCTATACCTGTTCAGCGAATCGCTGCACCTCTCCGGCTTTGCCGACGTGATCGAGGAACAAGATGGCATGCTGGTTCCGGTTGAATACAAACATGGACGGCAGGGGCAATGGCTCAACGACTCAATACAACTCTGCGCTCAGGCGCTGTGCCTCGAGGAAAGGCAGGCGGGCAAAGCGCCAATTTCTCACGGCTACATCTACTACATCGGCTCGCGGCGGCGCGTGCAGATCGACTTCACGCCAGAACTGCGCCAGCAAACCCTCAATACAATCGCGCGCGCTTTCGCGCTCTCGACCCAGGAGACAGTGCCACCGCCGCTCGACGGCCCGCTGACTGCGCGCTGCCCCAAATGCAGTCTCCAGCCCCTCTGCATGCCGGAGGAAGTCAGGATGTTGCAAGCGAGAACCCGCTCGTAA
- a CDS encoding ATP-binding protein → MMDNHNSGTRMHLPLPDEVFEQLRADSAEAGGAYNEPPEYSTAIGRTMFDLPSSEDNTITILLPRDDIPKAPSQALIRIRSVTDKRTYLGIVVKGPFAEPDGLRGDAPIMITTAVRGGIFMPRYHGRVQVELLGEELDGVLIPPRLRPLPNSPVFVLDMDETSRTLRLDGDIPLGVPVGYEQITAAIPSDKKSVLPRHLGILGTTGGGKSTTVSSLVSSFQQAGIATILIDTEGEYTEIYQPTQDHTMLTALEKRGKAPRGVQNVAVYHLIGRETTCPDKNRITAFSLQFSRLSPYLVMGMLELNEAQQQRYQKAYDIAKRILWTLRIFPSNDAEKQRVYEVDEMETGYPRMKIEHMYDVVRACAEIAAGDKKSADSGGPEFRFQSADFQRYKDQVNTVLKKETATGIDHASSWRVVQGKIGQIMRLKIFDNDRAQALNYRDLTKPGKVSIIDLSDTDMPVVNNLVIAEFLRGLLEAQDENYVEAEKNEGKALPRTMVIIEEAHEFLSRERIAQMPVLYQQVARIARRGRKRWLGLAFVTQLPQHLPDEVLGLINNYILHKISDANVISRLKRSLGVVDDSLWMRLPNLAPGQAIVAMSSFARPLLLNIDPTPCKLRMVE, encoded by the coding sequence ATGATGGATAACCACAATTCCGGCACCAGGATGCACCTGCCGCTTCCTGATGAAGTATTTGAGCAACTGCGCGCGGATAGCGCAGAGGCCGGTGGGGCATACAATGAACCGCCCGAATACAGCACCGCGATAGGGCGCACGATGTTCGACCTGCCATCAAGCGAGGATAACACCATCACTATTCTATTGCCGAGGGATGATATTCCCAAGGCGCCCTCGCAGGCGTTGATACGCATTCGCAGCGTTACCGATAAACGCACGTACCTGGGCATCGTCGTCAAGGGGCCATTTGCCGAGCCGGATGGGCTGCGTGGTGACGCGCCGATCATGATTACAACGGCGGTGCGTGGGGGTATCTTCATGCCGCGCTATCATGGTCGCGTGCAGGTTGAGCTGCTTGGTGAGGAGCTGGATGGCGTATTGATTCCGCCGCGACTACGCCCATTGCCCAATAGCCCCGTCTTCGTGCTGGATATGGACGAGACATCGCGCACGCTGCGACTGGACGGTGACATACCGCTTGGTGTGCCGGTTGGCTACGAGCAGATCACAGCCGCCATTCCCTCTGATAAGAAATCGGTCTTGCCGCGCCACCTCGGCATCCTGGGAACGACCGGCGGCGGCAAATCGACCACCGTTTCCTCGCTCGTCAGCAGCTTCCAGCAGGCCGGAATCGCTACGATTCTGATCGATACCGAGGGCGAATATACCGAGATTTACCAACCGACGCAGGATCATACCATGCTCACCGCGCTTGAGAAGCGTGGAAAAGCGCCGCGTGGCGTGCAGAATGTAGCCGTTTATCACCTGATCGGACGCGAAACGACCTGCCCGGACAAAAATCGCATAACAGCGTTCTCGCTGCAATTTTCCCGGCTCTCGCCCTACCTGGTGATGGGAATGCTCGAATTGAACGAGGCCCAGCAGCAGCGCTATCAAAAAGCCTATGATATCGCAAAGCGTATCCTGTGGACGCTGCGAATATTCCCATCCAATGACGCTGAAAAGCAGCGCGTGTACGAAGTAGACGAGATGGAGACGGGCTATCCGCGCATGAAGATCGAGCATATGTACGATGTGGTACGCGCCTGCGCGGAAATCGCTGCCGGTGATAAGAAATCGGCAGATTCGGGCGGGCCTGAATTTCGTTTTCAGAGTGCGGATTTCCAGCGTTACAAAGACCAGGTGAATACGGTCCTTAAAAAAGAGACGGCCACGGGGATTGACCACGCGTCGAGCTGGCGCGTTGTGCAGGGAAAGATAGGCCAGATCATGCGCCTGAAGATTTTTGACAATGACAGGGCGCAGGCGCTCAACTATAGAGACCTCACGAAACCAGGCAAAGTAAGTATTATCGACCTGAGCGATACGGATATGCCGGTAGTCAACAACCTGGTGATCGCCGAGTTCCTGCGCGGCCTGCTCGAGGCCCAGGATGAAAACTATGTCGAGGCCGAAAAAAACGAGGGCAAGGCTCTGCCGCGCACGATGGTGATTATCGAGGAAGCGCACGAATTTCTTTCACGGGAGCGCATCGCGCAGATGCCCGTTCTCTACCAGCAGGTCGCGCGTATTGCCCGGCGCGGTCGCAAACGCTGGCTTGGCCTCGCCTTCGTCACGCAGTTGCCGCAGCACCTGCCCGACGAGGTGCTTGGATTGATCAACAATTACATCCTGCACAAGATCAGCGATGCCAACGTCATCAGCCGCCTGAAACGCTCGCTCGGCGTCGTCGATGATTCGCTCTGGATGCGGCTTCCCAACCTGGCGCCCGGCCAGGCCATCGTCGCCATGAGCAGCTTCGCCCGCCCCTTGCTGCTCAATATCGATCCAACACCATGCAAGCTGCGCATGGTGGAGTGA
- a CDS encoding ImmA/IrrE family metallo-endopeptidase, protein MKKMRPGQVMNSAFLIENTAQEFWALAGEAPGYPCDIKMAITLTMPLELYGVPGLRVADVLEWTQKVGIAYSMPGHNRRLHGCLLADRDKGTIFYDAGDSEDEQRFTLAHELAHFLLDYQAPRRRAVMILGPSILPVLNGDRPPTISERVHAVLSNVSLGTMSHFMERPDDGLPESIVLDVENRADRLALELLAPASSLQEMMGTPAAPRGFNRRLSFLTQQLLGTYGLPAAIADAYARYILAQLGESGVHDWLFATGDEIF, encoded by the coding sequence ATGAAGAAGATGAGGCCGGGCCAGGTGATGAATAGCGCTTTTCTCATCGAGAATACGGCGCAGGAATTCTGGGCGCTCGCGGGAGAAGCGCCCGGCTATCCCTGCGATATCAAAATGGCGATCACGCTGACGATGCCGCTTGAGCTATACGGTGTTCCCGGATTGCGCGTTGCCGATGTGCTGGAATGGACACAGAAAGTGGGCATTGCCTATTCCATGCCAGGGCATAATCGCCGCCTGCACGGGTGCCTGCTGGCCGATAGAGATAAAGGGACTATTTTTTACGATGCCGGCGACTCCGAAGATGAGCAGCGTTTCACCCTGGCGCACGAACTGGCGCATTTCTTGCTCGATTACCAGGCTCCGCGCCGGCGGGCGGTCATGATTCTTGGGCCTTCCATTCTGCCCGTGTTGAATGGCGACCGCCCGCCCACGATATCGGAACGCGTCCACGCCGTTCTCAGCAATGTTTCGCTGGGCACAATGAGTCATTTCATGGAGCGGCCAGACGATGGCCTGCCGGAGTCGATTGTACTTGATGTCGAGAATCGCGCCGACCGTCTTGCCCTGGAATTGCTCGCGCCCGCCTCATCCTTGCAGGAGATGATGGGTACGCCGGCAGCTCCGCGTGGTTTTAACAGGCGGCTGTCCTTTTTAACGCAGCAGTTACTGGGCACATATGGTTTACCGGCGGCGATTGCGGATGCTTATGCCCGTTATATCCTTGCACAACTAGGAGAATCGGGTGTGCATGACTGGCTTTTTGCAACAGGGGATGAAATTTTCTAA